Part of the Meiothermus sp. QL-1 genome is shown below.
CCTGGAGGGGAGACTGAAGACCGCCACCCTCAAGCGGGAAGGGGAGCACTGGTACATCGTCTTCGTCTGCGAGGTGGAGCCCCGGCTTCTTCCCCCCAATGACCAGGCCATCGGGATAGACCTGGGCACCAACCCCCACTTCCTGGTGACCTCGGAGGGGGAGATGGTCGAAGCCCCTCGGCACTACCAAAAGGCTCAGGAGCGGCTTGCCCGCAAGCAGAGGGAGCTATCCAGGAAGAAGAGGGGGGGCTATCGTTGGAACCGGGTGAAGAGGGAGCTGGCAAAGCTCCACCGGAAAATCGCCAACCAGCGCAGGGACTTCCACCACAAAATAGCAAGGAGGCTTGTCAACAAATATGGCACGATTGTCCACGAAGACCTGAACGTCCTCGGCCTGGCCCGCTCCCGCACCGCCAAGGGGGTGCTGGACGCGGGCTGGGGGCAGTTTCTTGCAATCCTCGCCTACAAAGCGGCAGAGGCTGGTAGGCGGGTAGTCAAGGTAGACCCAAAATACACCAGCCAGGACTGCCCAGCGTGCGGCCACAGGCAGAAGCGCCCCCTCTGGATACGGGCGTACACCTGCCCTGGGTGTGGGACGCTCTTCCACCGGGACGTGGCCGCAGCGCTGAACATCCTGGCCAGGGCTCGGACGGAGCCTGCGGGGATGGATACGGCAAGGGCCGTCCCGTGAGAACCGCGACTCCCCGTTCTTCAGAACGGGGAGTCGTCACCCCATCTCAGCGCCTTGTGCCTGGCCCTCGGGCCGGGCTGTGCTTTCAATATTCAACCCAGTTGTGCGGGCCCCTTGAGTAGAATACTCCGGATGGTGGAGCTGCAAAGCAAGATGCCTTTGGGGGTAGGGCTATGAGCAGACGGGCTTTGGAGGAGGCTTCCCTCGAGCAGACCCCCCTGTTTGGGGCCCACTTGCGAAAGGAGTAGGTTGTGGAGGCTACCCCGCCGGGTGCGTTTGAGTCCTTGCGGCGCCTACTGCTGAGGCCGGAACTGGAGGCTTTGAAGGAGCTCAGGGACCCTGAGCGCTGGGAGGAGCAGGTGGCCCAAGTTTTGCCAGGGGCGCTGGTGCGCCGCCTCAAGCAAGACCGGGCTTTGCAGTATGCGCTGGCGCCGCTGCTGGAAGAAACTTTTGCCCAGTTGGTACGGCGCAACCCGGGGCTTCTAGTGGAGATTCTCTTTCCGGTGCTGCTGCCGGCCATTCGACGGGCAGTAGCCAGCTTGTTTGCTGCCCTGACCCAAAGCCTCAACCAAACCCTAGAGCAGGTCTTGAGCCCGCAGGGGCTGCGCTGGCGGCTCGAGGCCCTTTCTACAGGGCGCTCCTTTGCGGAGGTGGTGCTCTCCCACACCCTTTTGTACCAGGTGGAGCAGGTCTTGCTCATCCACCGCGAAAGCGGCCTTCTGCTGGCCCATGTGGTGGGAGAGGGGGTACAGGTTCAGGATGGGGTTTTGGTCTCGGGGATGCTCACGGCCATAAGTGACTTTGTGCGGGACTCCTTCGACCCCAGCGCTGGGCTCAACACGGTGAACTTCGGCGAGCGGGTGCTGGTGGTGGAGCAGGGGCCTCGAGCCCTCCTGGCGGCGGTGGTGCGGGGCACCCCCCCGCCCGGGCTGGCTGAGCGGCTGGGAGAGGTGTTGGCCGAGGTGCACACCCGTTTTGTTCAGGAGCTTCGCCACTACGACGGCGACAACCGGCCCTTTCAGCAGGCCCATGGCGCGCTGGAGGGTTTGCTGGAGACCCAGTTCAAGCCCCGCCCTTCCACCCGCCCGTACGCGGCTTGGTTGGTAGGAGGGCTAGGGGTGGCCCTCCTTTTGCTCCTGGGGCTCGGTCACTACCGGGATGAGCGGGCTTGGCGCGCCTACCTGCAACGTCTGGAGAGCACCCCCGGCATTATGGTGGTGGAGGCCCCCCGCCGCTACGAGCTGCGG
Proteins encoded:
- a CDS encoding OmpA family protein codes for the protein MEATPPGAFESLRRLLLRPELEALKELRDPERWEEQVAQVLPGALVRRLKQDRALQYALAPLLEETFAQLVRRNPGLLVEILFPVLLPAIRRAVASLFAALTQSLNQTLEQVLSPQGLRWRLEALSTGRSFAEVVLSHTLLYQVEQVLLIHRESGLLLAHVVGEGVQVQDGVLVSGMLTAISDFVRDSFDPSAGLNTVNFGERVLVVEQGPRALLAAVVRGTPPPGLAERLGEVLAEVHTRFVQELRHYDGDNRPFQQAHGALEGLLETQFKPRPSTRPYAAWLVGGLGVALLLLLGLGHYRDERAWRAYLQRLESTPGIMVVEAPRRYELRGLRDPLAPDPKSLLAGLPLKAERIRAHWQPYQSLEPEMVQKRIRERLDTPPTVHLAWREGVLVVSGQSTEAWIGRLRNLAPLLGVERLDTSGLRVLPQ
- a CDS encoding RNA-guided endonuclease TnpB family protein, encoding LEGRLKTATLKREGEHWYIVFVCEVEPRLLPPNDQAIGIDLGTNPHFLVTSEGEMVEAPRHYQKAQERLARKQRELSRKKRGGYRWNRVKRELAKLHRKIANQRRDFHHKIARRLVNKYGTIVHEDLNVLGLARSRTAKGVLDAGWGQFLAILAYKAAEAGRRVVKVDPKYTSQDCPACGHRQKRPLWIRAYTCPGCGTLFHRDVAAALNILARARTEPAGMDTARAVP